From a region of the Stenotrophomonas sp. BIO128-Bstrain genome:
- a CDS encoding chemotaxis protein CheW: MSYASNDEIRGVLIQAGHERVLLPNATVAEMMSKVPVETVPDAPAWLVGQIAWHGWDVPLLSFARLSGQGDEPVVTNNKVVVLKALGGNPRRPYFALLTQTFPQLIAVPRDGLLADASEETLPQGVHMRVLLGEQSALLPDLDALEAALDESFPVAG, encoded by the coding sequence ATGAGCTACGCCAGCAACGACGAAATCCGCGGTGTCCTGATCCAGGCCGGGCACGAACGCGTGCTGCTGCCCAATGCCACCGTCGCCGAAATGATGTCCAAGGTGCCGGTCGAAACCGTGCCCGACGCACCGGCCTGGCTGGTCGGGCAGATCGCCTGGCACGGCTGGGACGTGCCGCTGCTGTCCTTTGCCCGGTTGTCCGGGCAGGGCGACGAGCCGGTGGTGACCAACAACAAGGTGGTCGTGCTCAAGGCACTGGGCGGCAATCCGCGCCGCCCGTACTTCGCCCTGCTGACCCAGACGTTCCCGCAGCTGATCGCGGTGCCGCGCGACGGCCTGCTCGCCGACGCGTCCGAAGAAACCCTGCCGCAGGGCGTACACATGCGCGTGCTGCTGGGTGAGCAGAGTGCGCTGCTGCCGGACCTGGACGCCCTGGAAGCGGCGCTGGACGAATCTTTCCCGGTCGCGGGGTGA
- a CDS encoding 16S rRNA (uracil(1498)-N(3))-methyltransferase: protein MRVTRSYIDHPLTIGQTLSLPEDAANHLVRVMRLREGDGCVLFNGDGQDYSATLVVVGKRDAQVRIEAATALDNESPLHITLLQGIARGEKMDLILQKATELGVQAFVPVNAERTEVKLDAARAEKRLAHWHSVVVSACGQSGRARVPSVVAPRSLQDAANAMPTEALKLTLDPQGEHRLSTLSAAPGGVVIAIGPEGGWSPRDRQALAAAGFQGLQLGPRVLRTETAGLAAIAAVQARLGDLG, encoded by the coding sequence ATGCGCGTGACCCGGAGCTACATCGATCATCCGCTGACTATCGGCCAGACCCTGTCGCTGCCCGAGGATGCGGCCAACCATCTGGTCCGCGTGATGCGCCTGCGCGAAGGCGATGGCTGCGTGCTGTTCAACGGTGATGGCCAGGACTACAGCGCGACCCTGGTGGTGGTGGGCAAGCGCGATGCGCAGGTGCGCATCGAGGCCGCCACCGCGCTGGACAACGAATCGCCGTTGCACATCACCCTGCTGCAGGGCATCGCCCGTGGCGAGAAGATGGACCTGATCCTGCAGAAGGCCACCGAACTGGGCGTGCAGGCCTTCGTGCCGGTCAATGCCGAGCGCACGGAAGTGAAGCTTGACGCGGCCCGCGCCGAGAAGCGCCTGGCGCACTGGCACAGCGTGGTGGTCTCGGCCTGTGGCCAATCCGGCCGCGCGCGCGTGCCAAGCGTGGTCGCGCCGCGATCGCTGCAGGACGCCGCCAACGCGATGCCGACCGAGGCGTTGAAGCTGACCCTGGATCCACAGGGCGAGCATCGCTTGTCGACGCTCTCGGCCGCACCGGGCGGTGTGGTGATCGCGATCGGCCCGGAAGGCGGCTGGTCGCCGCGCGACCGCCAGGCGCTGGCCGCGGCGGGCTTCCAGGGATTGCAGTTGGGCCCGCGCGTGCTGCGTACCGAGACCGCAGGGCTGGCGGCGATTGCGGCCGTGCAGGCACGCCTGGGCGATCTGGGCTGA
- a CDS encoding chemotaxis protein CheB translates to MHASDVHALLSVALLARSGPARERLREALDHAGARVVLEDDPNTLELQALRDADPGAVLIALEPAIEDALERLEPVLGSPSLTLIFDEAELAARRDGWEAQRWARHLVAKLHGHQDVLPPGSEQDQQLQPEPGLPVTPAQLHADAPLEFHLREAKDAASDVPADGLYQVPAELSEPVSLEEALAALEVDDAASSAPADPIAAIGDHSRWSLVEDDAVVTGSPSSTHTGSAPERFDIERLSLVELEPEPGAAGGCTGAVLVLAGIGGPDALRRLLAALPESLSTAVLVHMRLDGGRYGNLVKQMARVSALPVLLAEDAQPVEAGHAYILPDDIGIVVRQGTLHFIAEPTGIQIAALPALHSGVVLLSGADAAQVDAVLALAAAGAWVGGQIGEGCYDPTAASTVVAAGQQAGEPPQLAATIAERWGVDA, encoded by the coding sequence GTGCACGCGAGTGATGTCCACGCCCTGTTGTCGGTGGCGCTGCTGGCCCGGTCCGGGCCGGCGCGTGAGCGGCTGCGCGAGGCGCTCGACCATGCCGGCGCCCGCGTGGTGCTGGAGGACGACCCCAATACGCTCGAGCTGCAGGCCCTGCGTGATGCCGACCCCGGCGCGGTGCTGATCGCGCTGGAGCCGGCGATCGAAGACGCACTGGAACGGCTGGAGCCGGTGCTGGGCTCGCCGTCACTGACCCTGATCTTCGACGAGGCCGAGCTGGCCGCGCGCCGCGATGGCTGGGAAGCGCAGCGCTGGGCGCGGCATCTGGTGGCCAAGCTGCACGGTCACCAGGACGTGCTGCCGCCGGGCTCGGAACAGGACCAGCAACTGCAGCCCGAACCGGGCCTGCCGGTCACCCCGGCGCAGTTGCATGCCGATGCGCCGCTGGAGTTCCACCTGCGCGAAGCGAAGGATGCGGCGTCCGACGTGCCTGCCGATGGCCTGTACCAGGTGCCGGCGGAGCTGAGCGAGCCGGTGTCGCTGGAAGAGGCATTGGCCGCGCTGGAGGTGGACGATGCGGCGAGCAGTGCGCCGGCGGACCCGATCGCCGCGATCGGGGACCACAGCCGCTGGTCGCTGGTCGAAGATGACGCCGTGGTCACTGGCTCACCATCGAGCACCCACACGGGCTCGGCGCCGGAGCGCTTCGACATCGAACGTCTGTCGCTGGTCGAGCTTGAGCCCGAGCCGGGAGCCGCCGGTGGCTGCACGGGTGCGGTGCTGGTCCTGGCCGGGATCGGCGGGCCGGATGCGTTGCGCCGCCTGCTGGCCGCGCTGCCCGAATCGCTGAGCACCGCGGTGCTGGTGCATATGCGCCTGGACGGAGGCCGCTACGGCAATCTGGTCAAGCAGATGGCACGGGTGTCCGCCCTGCCGGTGCTGCTGGCCGAAGACGCCCAGCCGGTGGAAGCCGGGCATGCCTACATCCTGCCTGATGACATCGGCATCGTCGTGCGCCAGGGCACGCTGCATTTCATCGCCGAGCCCACCGGCATCCAGATCGCGGCACTGCCGGCCTTGCACAGCGGGGTGGTCCTGCTCAGCGGCGCCGATGCCGCCCAGGTGGACGCCGTGCTCGCCCTGGCGGCCGCCGGGGCCTGGGTGGGCGGTCAGATCGGCGAGGGCTGCTATGACCCGACGGCGGCCAGTACCGTGGTCGCTGCCGGCCAGCAGGCCGGTGAACCGCCGCAGCTGGCCGCCACCATCGCCGAACGCTGGGGCGTGGACGCGTAA